In Gemmata obscuriglobus, a single genomic region encodes these proteins:
- a CDS encoding sigma-54 interaction domain-containing protein produces the protein MTPLIGALPGVRKAIQQVAGTDATVLILGETGTGKELVARSLHAQSPRAREAFVPVNCGALPQSLVVAELFGFEAGAFTGAARRHAGRFEQANGGTLFLDEVGELTADAQVALLRTLQERVVQLLGGCKPVPVDVRLIAATNCDLTAGVRERTFRADLFYRLNVFPIQLPALRDRRDDIPALAAHFLQHFATRHNKPANTVSASTLRTLAAYDWPGNARELQNVIERAVIVSEGDELVVDPAWLGAPPVETARTWAEQEKARIVAALRAAGGRVYGPGGAAHRLGLKPTTLYGKMRKHGITRDADWQ, from the coding sequence ATGACACCCCTCATCGGCGCCCTTCCGGGCGTGCGCAAGGCCATCCAGCAGGTGGCCGGAACCGACGCGACCGTCCTCATCCTGGGCGAAACCGGGACCGGCAAGGAACTCGTCGCCCGGTCGCTGCACGCGCAGAGCCCGCGGGCGCGAGAGGCGTTCGTACCAGTCAACTGCGGCGCGCTGCCGCAATCGCTGGTGGTCGCCGAACTGTTCGGCTTCGAGGCCGGCGCCTTCACCGGTGCCGCGCGCCGGCACGCCGGCCGGTTCGAGCAGGCGAACGGCGGCACGCTCTTCCTGGACGAAGTCGGCGAACTGACGGCCGACGCGCAGGTCGCGCTGCTTCGTACCCTTCAGGAGCGGGTGGTTCAGTTGCTCGGCGGGTGCAAGCCGGTTCCGGTGGACGTGCGCCTGATCGCGGCCACCAACTGCGACCTCACCGCCGGTGTTCGCGAACGCACCTTTCGCGCCGACCTGTTCTACCGGCTGAACGTGTTCCCGATCCAACTCCCCGCGCTCCGCGACCGCCGGGACGACATACCGGCCCTCGCCGCGCACTTCCTCCAACATTTCGCGACCCGGCACAACAAGCCGGCGAACACCGTCTCCGCTTCGACGCTGCGCACGCTGGCCGCGTACGACTGGCCCGGGAACGCGCGCGAGCTTCAGAACGTCATCGAACGCGCGGTGATCGTGAGCGAAGGGGACGAACTGGTTGTCGATCCCGCGTGGCTCGGGGCGCCTCCGGTCGAAACGGCGCGCACCTGGGCCGAGCAGGAAAAGGCGCGCATCGTGGCGGCCCTGCGGGCGGCCGGCGGTCGCGTGTACGGCCCCGGCGGGGCGGCTCACCGTCTCGGGCTGAAGCCCACCACACTCTACGGCAAGATGCGCAAACACGGCATCACACGCGACGCCGACTGGCAGTAG
- a CDS encoding bifunctional folylpolyglutamate synthase/dihydrofolate synthase: MTYDEALAFWYGRINYEVRSAGPLDLKLERMRALLRRLGDPQDRLRLVHVTGTKGKGSTCAMLESVLRTAGYRAGLFTSPHLAHIEERMQVDRVPISHGELAACMEEVAPAVRAMETDPRFPSPTFFEIGTALGFLHFVRRRCDIALIEVGLGGRFDSTNVCQPLVSVITNVGPDHMAQLGTTLEAIAFQKAGIIKRRVPVVSGVTQDGPRAVIRQVAAELSAPIWEVGVKPCSPIPSFKREELHVAEEVGVRAAPIGLLGAHQRANAAVATAVLDRLRTAGMHIPAAAVARGLGEVKWPARVEVVRERPTTILDTAHNVPSAEALVTTLREAFPNAGTKRVVFAVSSDKQFAEILRVLASYFDHFYFTKYSNNPRGVPTEALATALAAVAPGKPFTLHATAPKAWNAAVSTVTDTDLVCVTGSVFLAGELRPLMAS; this comes from the coding sequence ATGACTTACGACGAAGCCCTGGCCTTCTGGTACGGACGCATCAACTACGAGGTGCGGTCCGCCGGGCCGCTGGACCTCAAGTTGGAGCGGATGCGCGCGCTCCTGCGGCGTCTCGGCGACCCGCAGGACCGGCTGCGCCTCGTTCACGTCACCGGGACAAAGGGCAAGGGCTCCACGTGCGCGATGCTCGAGTCGGTGTTGCGTACGGCGGGCTACCGTGCGGGGCTGTTCACGTCCCCGCATTTGGCCCACATCGAAGAGCGGATGCAGGTCGACCGCGTGCCCATTTCCCACGGGGAACTGGCTGCGTGCATGGAGGAGGTGGCCCCCGCGGTTCGCGCGATGGAGACCGACCCCCGGTTCCCGTCACCGACGTTCTTCGAGATCGGGACGGCGCTGGGGTTCTTGCACTTCGTGCGACGCCGCTGCGACATCGCGCTGATCGAAGTGGGGCTCGGCGGGCGGTTCGACAGTACTAACGTGTGCCAACCGCTTGTGTCGGTGATCACGAACGTCGGACCGGACCACATGGCCCAGCTCGGCACCACGCTCGAAGCGATCGCGTTCCAGAAAGCGGGAATCATCAAGCGCCGGGTGCCGGTGGTGAGCGGCGTGACCCAGGACGGGCCACGCGCCGTGATTCGCCAAGTGGCGGCCGAGTTGAGTGCTCCAATATGGGAAGTGGGTGTGAAGCCCTGTTCTCCAATCCCTTCCTTCAAAAGGGAAGAACTTCATGTCGCGGAGGAGGTCGGGGTGAGAGCCGCTCCCATTGGCCTACTCGGTGCGCACCAGCGTGCGAATGCGGCGGTGGCGACGGCAGTACTCGATCGGCTCCGAACGGCCGGGATGCACATTCCGGCGGCGGCCGTCGCGCGCGGGCTGGGCGAGGTAAAATGGCCGGCACGCGTCGAGGTGGTGCGCGAACGCCCGACCACAATTCTCGACACCGCGCACAACGTGCCGAGCGCAGAGGCACTCGTGACCACGCTGCGCGAGGCGTTCCCGAACGCGGGCACGAAGCGTGTGGTGTTTGCGGTGTCGTCGGACAAGCAGTTTGCTGAGATACTTCGCGTTCTTGCGAGCTACTTCGACCATTTCTACTTCACAAAGTACAGCAACAACCCGCGAGGCGTGCCGACCGAAGCGCTCGCCACCGCACTCGCCGCGGTCGCGCCGGGTAAACCGTTCACGCTTCATGCGACCGCACCGAAGGCTTGGAACGCGGCCGTTTCCACCGTAACTGATACGGACTTGGTGTGCGTAACCGGCAGCGTGTTCCTGGCCGGCGAACTGCGCCCGCTGATGGCGTCGTGA
- a CDS encoding DUF1653 domain-containing protein, with protein MSSHEPRPGRYRHYKGGEYEVVGVARHSETEEPLVVYRPLYNDTGLWVRPLAMFLETVTVSGEPVPRFAYVGPS; from the coding sequence ATGTCGAGTCACGAACCGCGACCGGGACGGTACCGTCACTACAAGGGCGGCGAGTACGAGGTGGTCGGCGTCGCCCGGCACAGCGAGACGGAGGAGCCGCTGGTGGTGTACCGGCCGCTGTACAACGACACCGGGCTGTGGGTGCGCCCGCTCGCGATGTTCCTCGAAACCGTCACCGTGAGCGGCGAACCGGTCCCGCGGTTCGCATACGTTGGGCCGTCATGA
- a CDS encoding GAF domain-containing sensor histidine kinase, giving the protein MTSPHSVPGPSRATEIARLELARLAPSEPLDAVFRRACELCADALTVERVGVWLFIDNGGALRCANLFERSKKEHSAGTMLRVADFPAYFTSISIRKAVPAEVAGTEPWTAELAARYLRPLGIGSILDAGIFVDGELVGVLCHEHVGLPREWTTEARDFVGSMADLLALRIQSAEVRELRAAFLTQDERSVAHEKAAALEQLAAGVAHDFRNLLTVFLGYGGLLARRDDLPHDARKQAKDIVTAAEQGTALAKGLLEFAHPQTAPPAVLDLGAVAAEFMPVLKAAIGSKYKIQYTQPDELGQVFIEKGQFTRLLLNLAVNASEAMPAGGLVAIRLAPVKLTGNPSYLGRFVLLEVTDTGSGIDAETQRRMFDPYFTTKSKGTGLGLAIVRRIVDRVGGLIRVESSESKGTTFRVFFPRVGASTGGTALFPILPPQPGAEPA; this is encoded by the coding sequence ATGACCTCACCGCACTCCGTACCCGGGCCGAGTCGGGCCACGGAAATCGCTCGCCTGGAGCTCGCCCGGCTCGCTCCGAGTGAGCCGCTCGACGCCGTGTTTCGCCGCGCGTGCGAGCTGTGTGCCGACGCACTCACGGTCGAGCGCGTCGGCGTGTGGCTGTTCATCGACAACGGGGGCGCGCTCCGCTGCGCGAACCTGTTCGAGCGGTCCAAGAAGGAGCACTCCGCCGGAACCATGCTCCGGGTCGCGGACTTCCCCGCGTACTTCACGTCCATTTCCATTCGCAAGGCCGTCCCCGCCGAGGTCGCGGGCACGGAGCCGTGGACCGCGGAACTGGCCGCGCGTTACCTGCGCCCGCTCGGCATCGGCTCGATCCTCGACGCCGGCATCTTCGTGGACGGCGAACTAGTAGGGGTGCTGTGCCACGAACACGTCGGCCTGCCCCGCGAGTGGACCACCGAGGCGCGGGACTTCGTCGGCTCGATGGCGGACCTGCTCGCCTTGCGGATTCAGTCGGCCGAGGTGCGCGAACTGCGGGCCGCGTTCCTCACCCAAGACGAGCGCTCCGTGGCGCACGAGAAGGCAGCGGCCCTGGAGCAGCTTGCCGCCGGCGTGGCTCACGACTTCCGCAACCTGCTGACCGTGTTCCTCGGATACGGCGGCCTGCTTGCGCGTCGCGACGATTTACCTCACGACGCACGAAAGCAGGCAAAGGACATCGTCACCGCGGCCGAACAGGGCACCGCACTGGCGAAGGGCCTGCTGGAGTTCGCGCACCCGCAGACCGCGCCCCCGGCGGTACTCGATTTGGGCGCCGTTGCCGCCGAGTTCATGCCTGTACTTAAGGCCGCGATCGGCTCGAAATACAAGATCCAGTACACGCAGCCGGACGAACTCGGGCAGGTGTTCATTGAAAAGGGGCAGTTCACGCGTCTGCTGCTGAACCTTGCGGTTAACGCGAGTGAGGCGATGCCCGCCGGCGGCCTCGTCGCGATCCGGCTGGCGCCGGTGAAGCTGACCGGCAACCCGAGCTACCTGGGCCGGTTCGTGCTGCTCGAGGTGACCGACACCGGAAGCGGGATCGATGCGGAAACCCAGCGCCGCATGTTCGATCCGTACTTCACCACCAAGTCGAAGGGAACGGGGCTGGGGTTGGCGATCGTGCGTCGGATCGTGGACCGGGTGGGCGGGCTGATCCGTGTGGAGAGTTCCGAGAGTAAGGGAACCACGTTCCGCGTGTTCTTCCCGCGGGTCGGCGCCAGCACCGGCGGCACAGCCCTGTTCCCGATCCTGCCCCCACAGCCCGGCGCGGAGCCCGCGTAA
- a CDS encoding indolepyruvate ferredoxin oxidoreductase subunit alpha — protein MAHVVTAPCVGCRYTDCVVVCPMECFYGDERQLYIDPDDCIDCGACAPECPVEAIFLDGDVPAKWSDFVPLNADRVKALKPLGARVTERERR, from the coding sequence ATGGCTCACGTGGTGACGGCCCCGTGCGTGGGGTGCAGGTACACGGACTGCGTGGTGGTGTGCCCGATGGAGTGCTTTTACGGCGACGAGCGCCAGCTCTACATCGACCCGGACGACTGCATCGATTGCGGGGCGTGTGCCCCCGAGTGCCCGGTCGAGGCGATTTTCCTGGATGGGGATGTGCCCGCGAAGTGGTCGGACTTCGTACCGCTCAACGCCGACCGCGTGAAGGCGCTGAAGCCACTCGGGGCGCGCGTGACAGAAAGAGAGAGACGCTGA
- a CDS encoding DNA polymerase Y family protein, which produces MPLRYLFIDMNSFFASVEQQHDPDLRGKPIAVIPTRAETTACIAASYEAKAFGVKTGTPVWEARKLCPGIILVSTGHKRYVTMHNRILAAVRSVLPIDSVRSIDEMSCKLTGSDREPARARALAEQVKRAIHDLAGECMTCSIGIGPNVLLAKVAADMQKPNGLTPLTDADLPHALHRLQLNDFPGVGPRMERRLRLCGICTVAQFCAASAKALSDVWGSKVIGERWHGLLHGDEVPETPTRRQTVSHSHVLPPNLRTDEKAYGVLMRLVHKAAARLRKIGYWCGSVSVGVRFLGADRSARVRWDESARVPRCQDTPALVAVVAKLWAGRPRGGAPFKVGVVLSDLVPARSATPSLFDEDHQGGNISAALDEVNAEFGASVVYLGAMFGMRDAAPSRVAFTQIPDFDRRVN; this is translated from the coding sequence ATGCCGCTCCGGTACCTCTTCATCGACATGAACTCGTTCTTCGCGTCCGTCGAGCAGCAGCACGACCCGGACCTGCGCGGGAAGCCGATTGCCGTCATCCCGACCCGGGCAGAAACGACCGCGTGTATCGCGGCCAGTTACGAAGCGAAAGCGTTCGGGGTGAAAACCGGCACACCGGTGTGGGAGGCCCGCAAGCTGTGCCCGGGGATCATACTCGTTTCGACGGGGCACAAGCGATACGTCACCATGCACAACCGCATCCTCGCGGCCGTGCGGAGCGTCCTCCCGATCGACAGCGTGCGCTCGATCGACGAGATGTCCTGCAAGTTGACCGGTAGCGACCGAGAGCCGGCGCGGGCGCGGGCGCTCGCAGAGCAGGTCAAACGCGCGATTCACGATCTGGCCGGTGAGTGCATGACGTGCTCGATCGGGATCGGTCCCAACGTGCTGCTGGCGAAGGTGGCCGCCGACATGCAAAAGCCGAACGGGCTGACCCCTCTCACCGACGCCGACCTGCCGCACGCGCTCCACCGGCTACAACTGAACGACTTTCCGGGAGTGGGGCCGCGGATGGAGCGGCGGCTGAGGCTGTGCGGGATCTGTACGGTGGCCCAGTTCTGTGCGGCGTCCGCAAAAGCGTTGAGTGACGTATGGGGCAGCAAAGTGATCGGCGAGCGCTGGCACGGGCTGTTGCACGGAGACGAGGTACCCGAGACTCCGACCCGGCGCCAAACGGTGAGCCACTCACACGTACTCCCACCGAACCTGCGCACGGACGAGAAGGCGTACGGGGTGCTAATGCGACTGGTCCACAAGGCCGCGGCGCGGTTGCGGAAGATCGGCTACTGGTGCGGGTCGGTGTCGGTCGGAGTGCGGTTCCTGGGTGCGGACCGGAGCGCGCGCGTGCGGTGGGACGAGAGCGCCCGCGTGCCCCGGTGCCAGGACACGCCGGCGCTGGTCGCGGTGGTCGCGAAGTTGTGGGCGGGGCGACCGCGCGGGGGCGCGCCGTTCAAGGTGGGGGTGGTACTGAGCGACCTGGTTCCGGCCCGGAGCGCAACCCCATCACTCTTCGATGAGGACCACCAGGGTGGCAATATTTCGGCCGCGCTGGACGAGGTGAACGCCGAATTCGGCGCGAGCGTGGTGTACCTGGGCGCGATGTTCGGGATGCGGGACGCGGCACCGTCGCGGGTGGCGTTTACACAGATCCCCGATTTCGACCGCCGGGTGAACTGA
- a CDS encoding PQQ-dependent sugar dehydrogenase, with protein MTRYLSLLLLLGAPAGARAAEPPKPLASGLTNPQSVAAAQDGRVFVSLAGETGKDGDGSVAVIKDGKATPFVTGLNDPKGLALFRNWLYVVDKAGLLRINVFGKDPKAEVYVPADKFPAAAKALADVVADPESGTVFVTDAGDKGTGGALYRIAPPAAPKGPGQGGRGPGTVDVLVDGTKLKGLHTPGGVAMDGASHVLFTDAGTGKVYRVKLADRTSDLVAEGIDGANGLAWDYYGRLFVSGGASGKLFVIPRPGEKPVPVVGGLKSANDLCLDASGANVLVADATAGTVSSVAAQVPGAEVDFSPLPLKTEVAFPDLKWEGWDAEGATGKVVPLRPLVLTHAGDGSNRVFVATQQGVVYTFANDQKATETKVVLDIRDRVKYNDNTNEEGLLGLAFHPKFKEKGEIFIFYTPKKENKVNVVSRFRLSKTDPTKLDPASEEQIIRYENKLFWNHDGGTICFGPDGFLYVIHGDGGMGGDPQENGQNLNTLYGKILRLDVDQKADGKNYAVPKDNPFVGKNDTRPEIWAYGVRNIWRMSFDRKTGRLWAGEVGQNLYEEINIIERGGNYGWNLRESFHPFGPKGVRENKGMIDPIWEYHHDVGKSITGGGVYRGKALPELDGHYLYADYVTSRLWALKYDEGAKRVTANRPIKDPQRPVVSFGEDENGEIYFLTVTNTGKGIYRFTK; from the coding sequence ATGACGCGGTACCTCTCTTTGTTGCTTCTCCTGGGAGCCCCGGCCGGCGCCCGGGCGGCGGAGCCGCCCAAGCCGCTCGCCAGTGGCTTAACCAACCCGCAGTCCGTTGCGGCGGCCCAGGACGGGCGCGTGTTCGTGTCGCTCGCCGGTGAAACCGGCAAGGACGGCGACGGCTCCGTTGCCGTTATCAAAGACGGCAAAGCGACCCCCTTCGTGACCGGGCTCAACGACCCGAAGGGGCTCGCGCTGTTCCGCAACTGGCTCTACGTCGTCGATAAGGCCGGGCTGCTCCGCATCAACGTCTTCGGGAAGGACCCGAAGGCCGAGGTGTATGTGCCCGCGGACAAGTTCCCGGCCGCGGCGAAGGCGCTCGCCGATGTGGTCGCGGACCCCGAGAGCGGCACGGTGTTCGTGACCGACGCCGGCGACAAGGGGACTGGCGGCGCGCTGTACCGCATTGCCCCGCCCGCGGCGCCGAAGGGGCCGGGCCAAGGGGGGCGGGGGCCGGGCACGGTCGATGTCCTCGTGGACGGCACCAAACTGAAGGGCCTGCACACGCCCGGCGGCGTGGCAATGGACGGCGCGTCGCACGTGCTCTTCACCGACGCCGGCACGGGCAAGGTCTACCGCGTCAAACTCGCCGACCGCACCAGCGACCTGGTCGCCGAGGGCATCGACGGCGCGAACGGTCTCGCCTGGGACTACTACGGCCGGCTGTTCGTGTCCGGCGGGGCGTCGGGCAAGCTGTTCGTGATCCCGCGGCCCGGCGAGAAGCCGGTGCCGGTCGTCGGGGGGCTCAAGTCCGCCAATGATCTGTGCCTCGACGCGAGCGGGGCGAACGTCCTGGTGGCGGACGCGACCGCGGGCACGGTGAGCTCGGTTGCGGCCCAGGTGCCGGGCGCCGAGGTCGATTTCAGCCCGCTCCCGCTGAAGACCGAGGTCGCGTTCCCGGACCTCAAGTGGGAGGGGTGGGACGCAGAGGGCGCTACGGGCAAGGTGGTGCCCCTGCGCCCCCTCGTGCTCACGCACGCTGGGGACGGCTCCAACCGCGTGTTCGTCGCCACACAACAGGGCGTCGTGTACACGTTCGCCAACGACCAGAAGGCCACCGAGACCAAGGTGGTGCTCGATATCCGGGACCGCGTGAAGTACAACGACAACACGAACGAGGAAGGGCTGCTGGGCCTCGCGTTCCACCCGAAGTTCAAGGAGAAGGGCGAGATCTTCATCTTCTACACGCCGAAGAAGGAGAACAAGGTCAACGTGGTGTCGCGGTTCCGGCTCAGCAAGACCGACCCGACCAAGCTCGACCCGGCGTCCGAAGAGCAGATCATCCGTTACGAGAACAAGCTGTTCTGGAACCACGACGGCGGCACCATCTGCTTCGGCCCGGACGGGTTCCTGTACGTGATCCACGGCGACGGCGGGATGGGCGGCGACCCGCAGGAGAACGGCCAGAACCTGAACACGCTCTACGGCAAGATCCTGCGGCTCGACGTGGACCAGAAGGCCGACGGCAAGAACTACGCGGTGCCGAAGGACAACCCGTTCGTCGGGAAGAACGACACGCGGCCCGAGATCTGGGCGTACGGGGTCCGCAACATCTGGCGCATGAGCTTCGACCGCAAGACCGGCCGGCTGTGGGCCGGCGAGGTGGGCCAGAACCTGTACGAAGAGATCAACATCATCGAGAGGGGCGGGAACTACGGCTGGAACCTGCGCGAGTCGTTCCACCCGTTCGGGCCGAAGGGCGTGCGCGAGAACAAGGGGATGATCGACCCGATCTGGGAGTACCACCACGACGTGGGCAAGTCGATCACCGGCGGCGGGGTGTACCGCGGCAAGGCGCTCCCGGAACTCGACGGCCACTACCTGTACGCGGACTACGTCACGTCGCGGCTGTGGGCGCTCAAGTACGACGAGGGGGCGAAGCGGGTGACCGCGAACCGCCCGATCAAGGACCCGCAGCGGCCGGTGGTGTCGTTCGGCGAGGACGAGAACGGCGAGATCTACTTCCTGACCGTCACGAACACCGGTAAGGGGATCTACCGGTTCACGAAGTAG
- the xylA gene encoding xylose isomerase yields MSFFPDVPKIKYEGPDSTNPLAYRHYNPDELVEGKSMKDHLRFAVCYWHTFRGTGSDPFGPGCAIRPWEDGTDSPAMALKRVDVAFEFMEKLGVPYYCWHDRDIAPEGANLAETNKILDSVVAKLKEAQARTGIKLLWGTANLFSNKRFVHGASTSCNADVFAYSAAQVKKALEATKELGGENYVFWGGREGYMTLWNTDLKRELDHLAKFFHMAVEYKKKIGFTGAFLIEPKPHEPTSHQYDFDCANSLAFLRSYGLEKEFKFNVETNHATLAKHTMGHELEYASINGMLGSIDANRGDPLLGWDTDQFPTDLYLTAQVMLIVLNQGGIGSGGMNFDAKVRRDSFEPIDLFHAHIGGMDAFAHGLKIAAAMRKDGVLKDMVKKRYASWDSGVGADIEAGKVKFEELEAYMLKKGEAEPNVSGRQELIENIINRYLK; encoded by the coding sequence ATGTCGTTCTTCCCGGACGTGCCGAAGATCAAGTACGAAGGCCCGGACAGCACCAACCCGCTGGCGTACCGGCACTACAACCCCGACGAGCTCGTCGAGGGCAAGTCGATGAAGGACCACCTGCGGTTCGCGGTGTGCTACTGGCACACGTTCCGCGGCACCGGCTCCGACCCGTTCGGCCCCGGGTGCGCGATCCGGCCGTGGGAGGACGGCACCGACAGCCCCGCGATGGCGCTCAAGCGGGTGGACGTGGCGTTCGAGTTCATGGAGAAGCTCGGCGTGCCGTACTACTGCTGGCACGACCGCGACATCGCGCCGGAAGGCGCGAACCTCGCCGAGACGAACAAGATCCTCGACTCGGTGGTGGCGAAGCTGAAGGAGGCGCAGGCCCGCACCGGCATCAAGCTGCTGTGGGGCACCGCGAACCTGTTCAGCAACAAGCGGTTCGTCCACGGCGCCAGCACCAGTTGCAACGCGGACGTGTTCGCGTACTCCGCCGCGCAGGTGAAGAAGGCGCTTGAAGCGACCAAGGAGCTGGGCGGCGAGAACTACGTGTTCTGGGGCGGGCGCGAGGGGTACATGACCCTCTGGAACACCGACCTCAAGCGCGAGCTGGACCACCTCGCGAAGTTCTTCCACATGGCGGTGGAGTACAAGAAGAAGATCGGGTTCACGGGCGCGTTCCTGATCGAGCCGAAGCCGCACGAGCCGACCTCGCACCAGTACGACTTCGACTGCGCCAACTCGCTCGCGTTCCTCCGCAGCTACGGCCTGGAGAAGGAGTTCAAGTTCAACGTCGAGACGAACCACGCGACGCTGGCCAAGCACACAATGGGGCATGAACTGGAGTACGCGAGCATCAACGGGATGCTCGGGAGCATCGACGCCAACCGCGGCGACCCGCTGCTCGGGTGGGACACGGACCAGTTCCCGACGGACCTGTACCTGACCGCGCAGGTGATGCTGATCGTGCTGAACCAGGGGGGGATCGGGTCGGGCGGGATGAACTTCGACGCGAAGGTGCGGCGCGACAGCTTCGAGCCGATCGACCTGTTCCACGCGCACATCGGCGGGATGGACGCGTTCGCCCATGGCCTGAAGATCGCCGCCGCGATGCGGAAGGACGGTGTTCTGAAGGACATGGTGAAGAAGCGGTACGCGAGCTGGGACTCGGGCGTGGGCGCGGACATTGAGGCCGGCAAGGTGAAGTTCGAAGAACTGGAAGCCTACATGCTAAAGAAGGGCGAGGCGGAGCCCAACGTGTCCGGCCGCCAGGAGCTGATCGAGAACATCATTAATCGCTACCTCAAGTAA
- a CDS encoding DUF362 domain-containing protein, which produces MFIPRVQLVRQTAPQPSVADVAQTTRELWLNSKTAKRIRPGMKVAVACGSRGINNYLAIAKATVDALKELGAQPFVVAAMGSHGGATSAGQRELLASYRIDEQHLGVPVVTDMDAENIGANSWGQAVWWDKNALKADAVVTVSRVKPHTDFRGTFESGILKMLVIGLGKRHGADQVHSFGTRGLRDMIPESGRVIMEKTPFVGGLAIIENAKEETARLEVVDRDDLWAREPELLIEARGLMGRLPFPGADVLIIGECGKNYSGAGMDPNVVGRMLIEATPEAETNDPRIVRIGVLDVSAESHGNATGIGIADLTTNRALAGIDPGPFRMNNLTARSLWRSKLPIGFDTDREVIGHCVETCWQPELEKVKLCVIPNTLEVVEMWLSEPLLADVRGVPHLEFVGDLVELPFDANGNLMQEKLFPHSVRGRRVKGH; this is translated from the coding sequence GTGTTCATCCCCCGCGTCCAACTCGTGCGTCAGACCGCCCCGCAACCGTCCGTCGCCGACGTCGCCCAGACGACGCGCGAGCTGTGGCTCAACTCGAAGACCGCCAAACGTATTCGCCCCGGTATGAAGGTGGCCGTCGCGTGCGGCAGCCGCGGCATCAACAACTACCTGGCGATCGCAAAGGCGACCGTTGACGCCCTGAAGGAACTGGGCGCGCAACCGTTCGTGGTGGCGGCGATGGGGTCACACGGCGGGGCCACGTCCGCGGGCCAGCGTGAGCTGCTCGCGAGCTACCGCATCGACGAACAGCACCTCGGCGTGCCGGTCGTGACCGACATGGACGCGGAGAACATCGGGGCCAACTCCTGGGGCCAAGCGGTATGGTGGGACAAGAACGCGCTGAAGGCCGACGCGGTGGTGACGGTGTCGCGGGTGAAGCCGCACACGGACTTCCGCGGCACGTTCGAGAGCGGCATCCTGAAGATGCTGGTGATCGGGCTCGGGAAGCGGCACGGCGCGGACCAGGTTCACAGCTTCGGCACCCGCGGCCTGCGCGACATGATCCCGGAGTCCGGGCGGGTGATCATGGAGAAGACGCCGTTCGTCGGCGGTTTGGCGATCATTGAGAACGCCAAAGAGGAAACCGCGCGGCTCGAAGTCGTGGACCGTGACGACCTCTGGGCGCGCGAACCCGAGTTGCTCATAGAAGCCCGCGGCCTGATGGGCCGGCTCCCGTTCCCGGGCGCCGACGTGCTCATCATCGGCGAGTGCGGCAAGAACTATTCGGGCGCCGGGATGGACCCGAACGTGGTCGGGCGGATGCTGATCGAGGCCACCCCCGAGGCCGAGACGAACGACCCGCGCATCGTGCGCATCGGGGTGCTGGACGTATCCGCAGAGAGCCACGGCAACGCGACCGGAATCGGGATCGCGGACCTTACGACCAACCGCGCGCTGGCGGGCATCGACCCGGGTCCGTTCCGCATGAACAACCTCACCGCGCGCTCGCTGTGGCGGAGCAAGCTGCCGATCGGGTTCGACACCGACCGCGAGGTGATCGGCCACTGCGTCGAGACGTGCTGGCAGCCGGAACTGGAGAAGGTGAAGCTCTGCGTGATCCCGAACACATTGGAAGTGGTCGAGATGTGGCTGTCGGAGCCGCTGCTGGCGGACGTGCGGGGTGTCCCGCACCTGGAGTTCGTAGGCGATCTGGTAGAACTGCCGTTCGACGCGAACGGGAACCTCATGCAAGAGAAGCTGTTCCCGCACAGCGTCCGCGGGCGCCGGGTGAAAGGCCACTGA